One Misgurnus anguillicaudatus chromosome 20, ASM2758022v2, whole genome shotgun sequence DNA segment encodes these proteins:
- the mrps21 gene encoding small ribosomal subunit protein bS21m, protein MFPPVHNSQLHGRKMASHLRFVARTVMVQNGNVDAAYGALNRILSSDGIIESVKRRRYYEKPCRKRQRENFENCKRIYHAEMARKISFVSRTQREDPWLGC, encoded by the exons ATGTTTCCACCCGTGCACAATTCACAGTTACACGGGCGGAAAATGGCGAGCCACCTTCGTTTTGTCGCTCGGACTGTCATGGTCCAGAATGGCAATGTCGATGCGGCATACGGCGCTCTTAACAG AATTCTGTCCTCAGATGGAATCATTGAATCTGTGAAACGCAGAAGATACTATGAAAAACCCTGTCGTAAGAGGCAGAGAGAAAACTTTGAGAACTGTAAGAGAATCTACCATGCTGAGATGGCCCGAAAGATATCTTTTGTATCAAGGACACAAAGAGAAGATCCATGGCTTGGATGTTAA